A window of Pseudomonadota bacterium contains these coding sequences:
- a CDS encoding phosphopyruvate hydratase yields the protein MSKIRQVIGREIIDSRGNPTVEADVILDSGILGRAAVPSGASTGSREAVELRDADARRYLGKGVLHAVANVNGEIRNAVVGMEVGEQAEIDRTLIELDGTENKGRLGANALLAVSLAAARAAAAQNGVALYRHLQPQGPYLFPVPMMNILNGGAHADNNVDIQEFMVLPTGAPSIAEAIRCGAEVFHSLKEVLKGRGLNTAVGDEGGFAPDLRSNEEAIEVIMEAIARAGYHAGKDIHLALDVASSEFYKDGLYHLASEDKHLDASAFAAYLEEWVERYPIISIEDGMEESDWDGWKHLTERLGQRCQLVGDDLFVTNTRILKEGIDKGIANSILIKVNQIGTLTETLDAIRMAHDAGYSSVVSHRSGETEDSTIADLAVATTATQIKTGSLSRSDRVAKYNQLLRIAEEVGAEGAYPGLAAFPHLQS from the coding sequence ATGTCAAAGATCAGGCAAGTCATTGGTCGGGAGATCATCGATTCAAGGGGCAATCCGACCGTCGAGGCGGATGTCATCCTCGACTCCGGAATTCTGGGGCGTGCGGCCGTTCCTTCCGGTGCGTCAACCGGATCTCGCGAAGCTGTCGAGCTGCGAGATGCCGATGCCCGGCGCTATCTGGGCAAGGGTGTTCTGCATGCCGTGGCCAACGTCAATGGTGAGATCCGCAACGCCGTCGTCGGTATGGAGGTCGGGGAGCAGGCCGAGATCGATCGCACCCTGATTGAGCTCGATGGCACAGAGAACAAGGGGCGACTTGGCGCCAACGCGCTGCTGGCGGTTTCGCTGGCCGCAGCGCGCGCCGCCGCTGCCCAGAACGGTGTAGCGCTGTATCGCCACCTCCAGCCGCAAGGGCCCTACCTTTTTCCAGTGCCCATGATGAACATTCTCAATGGCGGTGCCCATGCCGACAACAATGTCGATATCCAGGAGTTCATGGTGTTACCGACCGGAGCCCCGAGTATCGCGGAAGCCATTCGTTGTGGTGCCGAGGTGTTCCATTCGTTGAAAGAGGTGCTGAAGGGGCGCGGTCTCAACACCGCTGTCGGTGATGAAGGGGGGTTTGCACCTGATCTGCGCTCCAACGAGGAGGCCATCGAAGTGATCATGGAGGCGATTGCCCGGGCCGGTTACCACGCCGGCAAGGACATCCATCTCGCGCTCGATGTGGCGAGCTCGGAGTTCTACAAGGACGGCCTCTATCACCTGGCCTCGGAAGACAAACACCTCGATGCATCGGCTTTTGCGGCCTACCTGGAAGAGTGGGTCGAGAGGTACCCCATTATCTCCATCGAGGACGGCATGGAAGAGAGCGATTGGGATGGCTGGAAACATCTGACAGAACGCCTCGGCCAGCGTTGCCAACTGGTTGGCGATGATCTGTTCGTTACCAACACCAGGATTCTCAAGGAGGGCATCGATAAGGGGATTGCTAATTCGATACTCATAAAGGTCAATCAGATCGGAACCCTGACCGAGACTTTGGATGCGATTCGAATGGCGCATGACGCCGGCTATTCCTCAGTGGTGTCGCACCGTTCCGGCGAGACCGAAGATAGCACGATTGCCGATCTCGCCGTTGCGACGACGGCGACACAGATCAAAACCGGCTCTTTATCGCGTTCCGATCGTGTCGCCAAGTACAACCAGTTGCTCCGTATCGCAGAAGAGGTGGGCGCGGAGGGAGCCTATCCGGGTCTGGCCGCATTTCCCCATCTGCAGAGCTGA
- a CDS encoding ribulose 1,5-bisphosphate carboxylase, with product MPDRLHITYQLTPVAGQSIEGLCRGIALEQTVEMAEDLVRSDEIREQIIGETLELEPLPDLSGSYRAVIAYRPETTAYALPQLLNLLYGNISIKNNIRITAIEMPGSLLAHWPGPNYGIEGIRRLTGVRDRALAMTALKPMGMPAADLALMAGAFAQGEGDIVKDDHGLADHPFCGFAERVERCQEAVARANQSTGHTTLYFPNISAPLETLEEHLQLAVELGVKGVLVAPFLLGLDTVRYLASRYDLVFAGHPAFSGTHFHDRRHGMTPGVLLGTLFRLIGCDISIYPNFGGRFAFTPEECHGINAALQQPLGELRPAFPAPAGGMTLDRIPEMAAAYGSDAVYLIGSALLREDIDLVVATRRFMARIHESFAPVTGVRPCRTGSGGGT from the coding sequence ATGCCGGACAGGCTCCACATCACTTATCAGTTGACCCCTGTGGCAGGGCAGAGCATCGAGGGATTGTGTCGCGGCATCGCTTTGGAACAGACGGTGGAGATGGCCGAGGATCTGGTGCGCAGCGACGAGATACGCGAACAGATCATCGGCGAGACCCTCGAGCTGGAGCCACTGCCCGACCTATCCGGCAGCTACCGCGCGGTGATCGCCTATCGACCGGAGACCACGGCCTATGCGTTGCCGCAGCTGTTGAATCTGCTCTACGGCAATATCTCGATCAAGAACAACATCCGCATCACCGCTATCGAAATGCCCGGCTCACTGCTCGCACATTGGCCCGGACCCAATTACGGCATTGAAGGGATACGGCGACTGACCGGCGTCAGGGATCGCGCCTTGGCGATGACGGCGCTAAAACCCATGGGCATGCCGGCGGCCGACCTCGCTCTCATGGCGGGCGCTTTCGCGCAGGGCGAAGGCGATATCGTCAAGGACGATCATGGGCTTGCCGACCATCCGTTCTGCGGCTTTGCTGAACGCGTCGAGCGTTGCCAGGAAGCGGTCGCCCGTGCCAATCAGAGCACCGGCCACACCACGCTCTATTTTCCCAACATCAGCGCCCCGCTCGAGACCTTGGAGGAGCATCTGCAGCTTGCCGTCGAGCTGGGAGTAAAGGGTGTATTGGTAGCGCCCTTTCTACTCGGATTGGATACCGTGCGGTATCTGGCTTCGCGTTACGACCTGGTTTTTGCCGGCCACCCGGCGTTTTCGGGTACACACTTCCACGACCGCCGTCATGGCATGACCCCGGGGGTCCTGCTGGGAACACTGTTTCGCCTGATTGGGTGCGATATCTCGATTTACCCCAACTTCGGCGGCCGTTTCGCGTTCACTCCGGAAGAGTGCCACGGCATCAACGCCGCACTGCAGCAACCGCTGGGCGAACTCAGGCCAGCATTTCCTGCACCTGCCGGCGGCATGACGCTGGACCGTATTCCCGAGATGGCGGCAGCGTACGGTAGCGATGCGGTCTATTTGATTGGATCGGCACTGCTGCGTGAAGACATCGACCTCGTCGTGGCGACTCGACGGTTCATGGCACGTATCCACGAAAGTTTTGCGCCCGTTACGGGGGTGAGGCCATGTCGAACGGGATCTGGCGGTGGGACCTGA
- a CDS encoding 2-C-methyl-D-erythritol 4-phosphate cytidylyltransferase — MTKFPSVWAIVPAAGAGRRMEADLPKQYLQLNGQTLLQHTLSRVLDYPGLSGVVVVVAPGDQWVNDVADAFKESRLEVVTGGVERCHSVLNGLHALAARAAEHDWIMVHDAARPCVSHSDLDRLFAAIRDEPAGGLLGMPVRDTMKRAGADSHVMETVDRDRLWHALTPQVFRFQMLLEALEGAIQTGVSVTDEAAAMEHAGHRPLMVEGRADNIKVTRPEDLDLAAFYLRQQEGE, encoded by the coding sequence ATGACGAAGTTCCCTTCCGTATGGGCGATCGTGCCGGCCGCAGGGGCGGGACGCCGTATGGAGGCGGACCTCCCTAAACAGTATCTGCAGCTGAACGGGCAAACACTGCTGCAACATACTTTATCGCGCGTGCTTGATTACCCCGGGCTCAGTGGAGTCGTAGTGGTCGTGGCCCCGGGAGACCAGTGGGTGAATGACGTCGCGGATGCATTCAAGGAATCGCGACTCGAAGTGGTCACCGGTGGTGTTGAACGGTGTCATTCTGTGCTCAACGGTCTTCACGCCCTGGCTGCACGCGCGGCGGAGCATGATTGGATCATGGTTCACGATGCAGCCCGGCCCTGCGTGAGCCATAGCGATCTCGACCGGCTCTTCGCCGCAATCCGGGATGAGCCGGCCGGAGGCCTGCTGGGCATGCCGGTACGCGACACCATGAAACGCGCTGGCGCCGATTCTCATGTCATGGAAACGGTTGATCGCGACCGGCTGTGGCACGCGCTTACGCCACAGGTATTCCGATTTCAGATGCTGCTGGAGGCGCTCGAAGGCGCGATTCAGACGGGTGTCAGCGTGACCGACGAGGCGGCTGCCATGGAGCACGCCGGCCACCGGCCGTTGATGGTTGAAGGGCGCGCCGATAACATCAAGGTGACACGGCCCGAGGACCTGGACTTGGCGGCCTTCTATCTTCGACAGCAGGAGGGGGAATGA
- a CDS encoding tRNA pseudouridine(13) synthase TruD, with translation MPQATLTTRSLPCAFEGPPVAGKLRQQPEDFQVEELLSFEPSGSGEHALIKVRKRGENTLWVTRQLARVAGVPSRDVGYAGLKDRHAVTTQWFTVGLAGKLEPDWGACVSDSLEILEVVRHNRKLRPGAVVENRFSIHIRELKGSREALGERLDCVAAAGVPNYFGEQRFGRDGDNVNQALALFADEIRVRDRKLRGIYLSAARSWLFNAVLAERVTTKCWNRALPGDVMALDGRRAVFLAERLDDTLLRRVEEHDIHPTGPLWGQGEPMTVGAPADLEKRVASEHETLADGLIRAGMKQERRALRLRVRNLKWALGTHGIELSFGLQAGSFATAVLRELTDYRSAPHLD, from the coding sequence GTGCCCCAGGCGACGCTCACAACGCGCTCACTCCCCTGCGCGTTTGAAGGTCCACCGGTTGCCGGTAAGTTGCGCCAGCAGCCAGAGGATTTCCAGGTCGAGGAGTTGCTCTCCTTCGAGCCCAGCGGGTCAGGCGAACATGCCCTGATAAAGGTGCGCAAACGGGGCGAGAACACGCTGTGGGTGACCCGCCAGCTGGCGCGCGTGGCGGGGGTGCCATCCCGCGATGTGGGGTACGCGGGACTGAAGGATCGACACGCAGTGACCACGCAATGGTTCACTGTCGGCCTGGCCGGGAAGCTCGAGCCCGATTGGGGCGCCTGCGTCTCGGACTCCCTGGAGATCCTCGAGGTCGTTCGCCACAATCGCAAGTTGCGCCCCGGCGCGGTGGTCGAGAATCGTTTTTCGATTCACATCCGTGAACTGAAGGGTAGCCGCGAAGCGCTCGGCGAGCGTCTGGATTGCGTAGCCGCCGCTGGTGTCCCCAACTACTTTGGTGAACAGCGTTTTGGCAGGGATGGCGACAACGTCAATCAGGCCCTGGCGCTCTTTGCGGACGAGATTCGCGTACGCGATCGCAAACTGCGCGGCATCTATCTCTCGGCGGCGCGCTCGTGGCTCTTCAATGCGGTGCTTGCGGAGCGGGTTACGACCAAATGCTGGAATAGAGCCCTGCCGGGCGATGTCATGGCGCTCGACGGGAGACGTGCTGTGTTTCTTGCCGAGCGTCTGGATGACACCCTGCTCCGGCGGGTTGAGGAGCATGATATTCATCCCACCGGTCCGCTGTGGGGTCAGGGCGAGCCAATGACGGTCGGCGCACCGGCTGACCTTGAGAAACGGGTTGCCAGCGAGCACGAGACGCTGGCCGACGGCCTGATCCGGGCAGGGATGAAACAGGAGCGCCGCGCCCTGCGTCTCCGCGTTCGAAACCTGAAATGGGCACTCGGTACGCACGGAATCGAACTGTCATTCGGCCTCCAGGCCGGCAGTTTCGCGACAGCGGTGCTCCGGGAACTCACCGACTACCGGAGTGCGCCGCACCTCGATTGA
- a CDS encoding 5'/3'-nucleotidase SurE, giving the protein MKILLSNDDGYQAPGLICLARMLNEVAELTVVAPERDCSGSSNSLTLVLPLRAQSMENGFVRVDGTPTDCVHLAITGLLEEEPDMVISGINAGANLGDDILYSGTVAAAMEGRFLGLPAIAVSMTEHEPSHFETAGKVVLDLLERLVRDPLPPDTILNVNVPDLPWSELKGYQATRLGYRHKAEPVIKDRDPRGRTIYWVGPAGLEQDAGPGTDFYAIRNGYVSVTPLQIDLTRYDTLEPLAGWLGNALHP; this is encoded by the coding sequence ATGAAGATTCTTTTAAGTAACGACGATGGTTATCAGGCCCCGGGCCTGATCTGTTTGGCCCGCATGTTGAATGAGGTGGCCGAACTGACGGTGGTGGCGCCGGAGCGTGACTGCAGCGGGTCCAGTAACTCGCTGACGCTGGTGCTGCCACTTCGTGCCCAGTCTATGGAAAACGGCTTTGTTCGCGTCGATGGCACTCCGACCGATTGTGTCCATCTGGCCATCACCGGCCTGCTCGAGGAGGAACCCGACATGGTGATCTCGGGAATCAATGCCGGCGCGAATCTGGGTGACGATATCCTCTATTCGGGGACCGTGGCTGCCGCCATGGAGGGGCGATTTCTGGGTCTGCCAGCCATCGCCGTTTCGATGACAGAGCACGAACCCAGTCACTTTGAGACCGCCGGAAAGGTCGTGCTCGATTTGCTGGAGCGCCTGGTCAGAGATCCGCTGCCACCTGATACGATCCTGAACGTGAATGTTCCCGATTTACCCTGGAGTGAGCTCAAGGGTTATCAGGCTACCCGCCTTGGCTACCGGCACAAAGCGGAACCGGTGATCAAAGATCGAGATCCACGCGGGCGGACCATCTACTGGGTCGGGCCCGCCGGCCTCGAACAAGATGCGGGCCCCGGGACCGATTTCTACGCGATACGCAACGGATATGTCTCTGTTACTCCATTGCAGATTGATCTGACTCGCTACGATACGCTTGAACCTCTGGCAGGGTGGCTGGGCAACGCCCTCCATCCATGA
- a CDS encoding cell division protein FtsB, whose translation MKVLVTILAVLLLVLQYRLWVGDGSLAEVWQLRREIAVQEAENLRLLERNRVLEAEVQDLKKGVKAIEERARSELGMIRKNETFYQIVEPKVPPSGTAQQSSEKPTGQ comes from the coding sequence ATAAAAGTCCTGGTCACCATCCTCGCGGTACTGCTATTGGTGCTGCAGTACCGCTTGTGGGTGGGCGATGGCAGCCTGGCAGAAGTGTGGCAGCTGCGCCGCGAGATTGCCGTTCAGGAGGCCGAAAACCTCAGGCTGCTGGAACGCAATCGGGTTCTCGAGGCGGAGGTGCAGGATCTGAAAAAAGGCGTCAAGGCAATCGAGGAACGCGCGCGCAGCGAGCTGGGTATGATCCGCAAGAACGAAACCTTCTACCAGATCGTCGAACCTAAAGTACCTCCGTCGGGTACGGCGCAGCAGTCGTCCGAAAAGCCAACCGGCCAATGA
- a CDS encoding protein-L-isoaspartate(D-aspartate) O-methyltransferase, with protein sequence MKYDVTHRGIGMTSQRTRERLIQRLRDAGVKNSLVLEIIRNTPRHIFVDEALASRAYEDTALPIGNGQTLSQPYVVARMTEALLEHGTPERVLEIGAGSGYQTAILAQLVKHVFAVERLGALAGKARERLRDLGLYNIQLRHADGFLGWPQHAPYDAILVAAAPDEIPGALLAQLALGGRLVIPVGCGADQNLIRVTRTADGYERETLGEVNFVPLLGGRS encoded by the coding sequence ATGAAGTACGATGTAACCCATCGTGGCATCGGTATGACGTCGCAGCGCACCCGTGAGCGACTCATCCAACGGCTGCGCGACGCCGGGGTCAAGAACTCGCTGGTACTCGAGATCATTCGCAATACTCCCCGCCATATCTTTGTCGACGAGGCGTTAGCCAGTCGCGCATACGAAGATACAGCGTTACCCATCGGCAACGGGCAGACGCTGTCGCAGCCCTACGTGGTTGCTCGTATGACCGAAGCGCTGCTCGAACATGGCACACCGGAGAGGGTGCTGGAGATCGGTGCCGGTTCCGGCTATCAAACGGCGATATTGGCACAACTGGTGAAGCACGTTTTTGCGGTGGAACGCCTCGGCGCTCTCGCTGGTAAAGCCCGGGAACGATTGCGGGACCTGGGTCTCTACAATATTCAGTTGCGCCATGCCGATGGCTTTTTGGGTTGGCCACAGCACGCCCCCTATGATGCAATTCTGGTGGCGGCGGCGCCGGACGAGATCCCTGGTGCGTTGCTCGCGCAGTTGGCTTTGGGCGGACGCCTCGTCATCCCCGTCGGTTGCGGGGCGGATCAGAACCTGATACGAGTAACGCGCACGGCAGATGGCTATGAACGGGAGACGCTTGGAGAGGTCAATTTCGTACCGCTGCTCGGCGGGCGCAGTTGA
- a CDS encoding 2-C-methyl-D-erythritol 2,4-cyclodiphosphate synthase — translation MRIGHGYDAHRFGTGDRVVLGGVAIPHDQALIAHSDGDVLIHAVCDALLGAAALGDIGRHFPDSDPAYRGIDSRTLLIRVVQLVAGQGYGIVNLDATVIAQAPRLAPHIVRMCGNLAQDLGVDPSAVNIKATTTEGMGFAGRGEGIAAHAVVLLSSI, via the coding sequence CTGCGTATCGGTCATGGTTACGACGCGCATCGATTCGGGACCGGTGATCGGGTGGTCCTGGGGGGGGTTGCCATTCCCCACGACCAGGCGTTGATCGCCCACTCGGACGGCGATGTACTGATCCACGCAGTTTGTGACGCGCTGCTTGGGGCGGCGGCCCTTGGTGATATCGGTCGCCATTTTCCGGACAGTGATCCTGCCTATCGGGGGATCGATAGCCGGACACTGTTGATTCGGGTCGTGCAGCTGGTGGCCGGGCAGGGCTATGGCATCGTGAACCTGGATGCCACTGTGATAGCCCAGGCCCCCCGTTTGGCCCCCCACATAGTACGCATGTGCGGCAATTTGGCGCAGGATCTTGGTGTCGATCCCAGCGCGGTCAACATCAAGGCAACGACGACCGAAGGAATGGGTTTCGCCGGTCGGGGCGAGGGCATAGCAGCCCACGCGGTGGTGCTCTTGAGTTCGATCTAG
- a CDS encoding DNA mismatch repair protein MutS, translating to MTKRYDIDDDERELFRSKLRDARPLRHNKVMLRPPPPTAEPRQTLLDEAAVVEDLRRAPLDLVEHRTGEESVYACTGIDRMTLRRLRRGQFSIEAHLDLHGMSKQQASSELAHFLNQNQQLGRRCVRVVHGKGNRSPGREPVLRGMVVRRLLKHGEVLAFCSAPPHDGGTGAVYILLRKRR from the coding sequence ATGACCAAGCGCTACGACATCGACGACGACGAACGCGAACTGTTTCGCAGTAAGCTGCGTGATGCGCGGCCGTTGCGGCACAACAAGGTCATGCTGCGTCCCCCTCCACCGACCGCGGAGCCGCGCCAGACACTGCTCGATGAGGCGGCGGTGGTGGAAGATCTGCGCCGCGCACCTCTGGATCTGGTCGAACATCGCACGGGTGAGGAGAGCGTCTACGCCTGCACCGGAATCGACCGCATGACACTGCGCCGTCTGCGCCGCGGTCAGTTCAGTATCGAGGCACACCTTGATCTGCACGGCATGTCCAAACAGCAGGCGTCGTCCGAATTGGCACACTTTCTCAATCAAAACCAGCAGTTAGGCCGACGCTGCGTGCGGGTGGTTCACGGAAAGGGCAATCGGTCGCCAGGCCGGGAGCCAGTGCTGCGGGGGATGGTTGTGCGCCGCCTCCTGAAGCACGGCGAGGTACTGGCTTTTTGCTCTGCCCCGCCCCATGACGGCGGGACGGGGGCGGTCTATATCCTGTTGCGCAAACGGCGCTGA